The nucleotide window TTTGGCGAATAAGCGTATTAGGGAAGGGATGAGCGTATCGATCAATGTCAGCTCTACGCTCTTATGTCGTCCACACTTTGCCATTGAGTTTGTTCAAACTATCTTGTCCCACGAATTGTCACCATCGCGGTTTACGGTTGAAATCACCGAGAGCGTTGCCTTAAGTGACTTTGAACAGTGTCTGCGAGCACTGAAGACTTTGAAAAGTGCTGGCGTTCGAATTTCTCTTGATGACTTTGGCACCGGATATTCTTCACTTTCGATGTTAAAACAGCTGCCATTGGACGAAGTAAAGATCGATCGTAGTTTCATTGGCGATCTTGGTAGTGACCTTGCACATAGCGCATTGGTCGAGTCTGTGATCACCATGTCTCATGCGTTTGGTTATGACATTGTGGCGGAGGGAGTGGAAACCGAAGCGCAATATTTGCGCCTTAAACAAATGAATTGTGACCTGTTTCAGGGCTACTGGTTTGCCAAGCCTCAACCAATGAGTGAAGCGCCAAAACCCTAGCAACGTCTGTATGAATGAAAGCATGATCAAGGAAAATTCCTTGATCATGCTTTCGTTTATGTGATCTTTTTAGGCTGACAGCACCACGCTGAAAAAGCTCTGATTTTTGGCAGTACAGTGAGGTTGAGAAACAGTGCACAGGGCCATGCAATAGTAAAGCTACTGACCCATGTCGCTGGCCATTCAGAGCTAAAGCCCATCTTATATCCAGAAATAATGCCTGACATCATAATAGCCATAGTCATTGACGACAGCAGAGCAGTCAACCAGAACTGAGTTTTGTTCATCGCGTATCTCCTATCTATTGTTGCTTGTGTTTTGATGGAAAAAGTATAAACCTAGTCATAATTAGAAAAAATACGGTGAATTAGGATCGTGGATTCCATATATGGATACATAGATGATGTGTACCTGTTTTGTAAGGTGGTTGAAGAGGGATCGGTGCTTGCGGCTGCCAACCGTCTTGGCCTTCCTCAATCGACGGTATCAAGGCGCATTTCGTCACTAGAAGAAAAACTGGCACTGAGGTTACTCGAGAAGAGGGGGCGGGAGCTTGCCCCTACCGATGTTGGCAAAATGGCGTTTGAACAGCTAAGCAGTGGAGTTGAGCAATTAGAAATAGGGCTCAACAACGTGATAGAGCAAACCGACTTAGTCGCGGGGCGCGTCCGATTGGCGGTACCACACAGTTTCTATCATGCGTTTATCGCCCCTGTCGTTGAAGAGTACTTAAAAGCCTATCCCAAGGTGCATATTGATTTGGCACTGAATCATGATCAAAGCAAACCAAAAACGGATCGAGAGCTTTTGATCACATTTGACACGTCCGATATGGACGATCTTATCGCCCGTCCACTTTTTACCGCTAAGCACGGTTTCTTTGCTAGCTCCTCGTACCTAACTGATCATGGTCCAATTGAAACATTGGAACAGCTTAAACAAGCGGATTGGTTAGCGATCGATGATGCCCAGCATATCCATATTGCCAGTGAAGAGCACGCTGTGGGCGATATTCTGTTTAAACCCAGATTAATTATCAATGACATACAGGCACTGCAAGATGCTGTTGAGCGTGGCCTTGGAGTGGCATCATTGCCACTTAGGCACGTGGCGGACAACAAGAATCTTGTTCATATACTGCCTGAATATTATCGTAGTGACCGTCAGGCCTTTTTGGTGTACAAAGGCAGACAATATCAACCTAAAGCCGTAAAAGCCCTGATAGAAGCGATTCTTGCAACCGCTCGCACAATGGACACGGCCGTGAATCCGAATCAAAACAACAAGGAGCCGACATGAAAATAAGTTTTATTGGACTGGGCGTAATGGGGTACCCAATGGCAGGGCACCTAATGAAAGCCGGATTTGAAGTGAGCGTGTTTAACCGCACTACAGAAAAGGCACAGCGCTGGGCCAATGAATTCACGGGGCACTTTGCTGAGTCGGTCGTGGAATGTGTTAAAGACGCTGATGTCGTTGCTGTATGCGTTGGTAACGATGATGATGTTCGACAGATGACTACTTCAGAGCAAGGCGCTATTGCAGCAATGAAGCCAGGTGCAATTCTTGTTGACCATACCACGACTTCGGCCACCCTAGCTGAAGAGTTGGGCGCAGCATGTGGCAGTGCTGGAGTTCGTTTTATGGACGCTCCAGTCTCCGGTGGTCAAGCGGGCGCAGAAAATGGCGTGTTGACCATTATGTGTGGTGGTGACGCCCAAACCTTCGATTCCCTTCAACCTATCTTTGATGCTTATGGCAAGTCTTCGGTGTTGATGGGGGATGTTGGTCAAGGTCAGCGCGCGAAAATGGTGAATCAAGTCTGTATTGCAGGGGTGCTTACCGGGCTTTCAGAAGGCTTACTTTTGGCTCAAAAAAGTGGTTTAGACATTCCTTCTTTGGTGGATTGCTTAAAAAATGGCGCAGCCGGTTCTTGGCAGATGGAAAATCGCGCCAAAACCATGGATAAAGACCAGTATGATTTCGGCTTTGCCATCGATTGGATGATTAAGGATTTAGGTTTCTGCTTGGATGAAGCGCAAAAGCAAGGAATTGAATTGCCACTGACGCAGCAATCCATAGAACGCTATCGCAACCTATCTGCATCAGGTGAAGGGCGCTCTGATACCTCGGTATTGTTTAAAGCAGTGCGTGCAGACGCGCAGAAATAAGCTTTACAGTGTAAATAGAGAGCGATCCGCTGTGTGAATGTGTATTAGCGTTTAATCAGTCGTTACGACAGTTGTCGCAGCGTTTTTTGCCCGTTAGCCAGCCCGACACCGTGTAGCGGTGGCGGGCAAATTTCAGGTAACACCAATCGCATATTGGTTTTAACAGTGGCCAGCGCGTAAACGCGTAATAGTGCCCTCGGCCAACAAGGCGCCATGCTTGATAGGTGACGTCTAACCCTTCCCATAGTACCCCGTTTTCGTCATAGGCATGCAATCGTTCAGAAGCAGAGTTTTTATCGAGCTCTGGGTAGCGTTCAAACGCTGCAGAGAAAATATCGACCAATTGAATCACATTGTGTGTGTCATGTTTCTTCAGAGCGGTCATCTCTTTCACACAAAGTGGGCAGTGACCATCATAAAATAGGATGAGTGTTGTCGGCATGTGACCTCAGTGATTAACTACTGGTGTTAGAATCTATGTTTAGTACTTGCTTCCAGTTGTAATCGATCTCTTCAAAGGTGGCGATACACTTATCTTTTTGCTCATCAAGATACTTTTTCTCAATTTCATCCAACAAGTTTTTGTGGCTGTCGGGATCACTACCATAAACTAAGCACAGGGTACTGAAATAGCGCTGCAAGTCGAAACTATGCTCGCCAATGTATTCGTAAAAATCATAGTAGTCGGGTCTATCTTCAGACTCAAAAGCGAACATGTCTGCAGCACTGATGGTGGCATCGGCACCTTGCTCAACGTAATTTAGCATGATGACCGCAGCGAAATTATCCACGGCATCTTCTTCTTTACCCAAAATTGGAATGCCCTGATCGGCGATGTAAGCGTGTCCGGCTTCATGAAGTAGAGTGTGAAGCAGAGTGTCGACGGCACCTTGTTGAGCCGGTTTACCAAATCGATTTTGATAGTCATTTTTGGTGAAGTAGTTGAGAGAGTCGGTGTAAAACGCGTACGGCATATGCACGGTATGATTCGATGGATCGTACAGAGGACCGTCTTCTCCGCCATATTGTACCGTGAGGTCGTGATTGAATGGGAAATAGGTTTTAGACAATTCAACCAGCAGTTCGTTAGCGCCACTTTGTTGTATCGCTTCTCGCGCAGTTTGCTCCGATGCGGACTGCGGTTTTTGATAGTTGATGGTCATTTCTGCGTTTGTTGCCTGAGCAAATGACAAGCTTGTAGCAAGAAGGATAGGAGCTGTATATTTCACGATAGTTAGCCTTATTGTTTGTATTCTTTAGTTAAATTAGTCGATCTTGCGAGATTGTGTTACCATCCTGCCTTAACCAGTGTAGTTATTCTTTTGGCCTTGGACACTTCTATGTGTTTTTAGGGTTTCAATACACCCAACGCGAGTCGTTTGGGTTGTCATTATGTCGACGCTTCCTCGGCACACAAAAAGTTATGGATATAGAAACAAGGTCGTTTGGTGATTTTGCAGAGATCGCCAGCTATCCTATTTTTACTACACTAAAATATCGAATCGATACCTCATTAAGGAAGATGAGCGATACAGCAAAAAAAGAGGTCATATGAACAACACCATCTCTGTTGGCACGTTAGAATCTTTTTTGATCGCAATCAGCGTTCTTTTTCTTGGTCACCTTATCAACAGTAAACTACCTGTACTTCGTAAGTACAACATTCCAGAGCCTATTGTTGGCGGTCTTATTGTTGCGGTGATTATTACCGTTTTGCACTTTAACAACATTGATTTAGAGTTCTCTTTACCGCTACAAAAAACTTTCATGTTGATGTTTTTTAGTACCGTAGGTTTGGCAGCAAACTACACCCAGCTCGCGAAAGGTGGTGCCAAGGTCTTTGTCTTTTTGGCCATAGCGTCGGTATACATCATTATTCAAAATGGCGTCGGTGTTGGTCTTGCGACGATGCTTGGATTAGAGCCTTTAATGGGCTTGATCGCAGGCTCCATTACCCTCTCTGGTGGTCATGGTACGGGGGCGGCCTGGTCTCAGACGTTTACTGAGACTTATGGTATAGCGAATACTCTCGAAATCGCGATGGCATCAGCGACGTTCGGTCTCATTATTGGCGGTATTATTGGTAGCCCGGTAGCCCAGCGTTTGATCGATAAGAATGATTTTGAGTCTGAATATGGCCGTGGTAATGACACCCACGAGCGCTTCCCTGAGTTGGTGACCTATAACGAATACGAACGTGATCGAGTGACCGCAAAGAAAGTGATCGAAGTGTTGTTCATTTTGCTCATTTGTGTCACCGGCGCTAAGTACTTACATGCGTGGGTAAATACCTTTGAAATAAAGTGGCTAATGATTCCAGACTTCGTTTACGCGTTATTTATTGGGGTGTTCATCACTAACATTTGTGAGGTGACAAAAAGCTACAAGGTGGACGCAGAAACCGTCGATATCCTTGGTACTGTCTCGCTCTCGCTGTTCTTGGCAATGGCACTGATGAGTCTGCAATTGTGGAATATTTTCGATTTGGCGATCCCATTCTTAGTGATTCTAGGGGTGCAGTCTCTGGTTCTTGCCATTTTCGCATATTACGTGACGTTCCGCTTTATGGGACGCAACTATGATGGTGCCGTTATTGCTGGTGGTCACTGTGGTTTTGGCTTGGGTGCGACACCGACAGCGGTAATGAATATGGGCTCTATCGTCAATCGGTTCGGTCCTTCCCCGCAAGCTTTCATGGTGGTACCGATTGTTGGAGCGTTCTTTATTGATATCGTTAACCTCATCATCCTACAAGGGTTTATAACCGTCATCGGTTAGCCTCAACCAAAGTTGTATAAAGTCTCGCAATCGCGAGACTTTTTTATTTCTCTCCATCTATCTCACTCAACGAAAGCCACTTTTTAATGAGCTGGTTTTTATTGTATCCACCGCCTAATGCTTTGCCCTCAAACATTACGTCTAGTTCAATGATCAAGGTCTGAGTGGCTGCGCGAATTCTCAATCAATATGTGTGCTAGTGCACTTTTTAGGTTGGGAAATGAGTCCAACAACTAGGATCCTAACTTTTCCTTTACTTTCATTAACTAATACGAAAATAGAGGAAACCATACAAACAAAGCGAATTCTCGAATATGAGAGACGCAATTTCTTTTTTGAGACAGATGATTAATTAGCTTGCCAAAACATACTCAATATTCGAGTTGTCTGATATTACCTTTATACGATGAATAAAAATTAAGCTTTATTGGAACGCAGGGTTAACGAGTGGGTTAGGTAAAATTACAGAGCTATCCGGTCGTCACAGGGTGACTCAAGGAGTCGAACATGAGTGGTTTTTCTTTATTTGGTGCAGCGCAAATCTCGGGTACGTTAGTGGTGGATGCTCAGGGAAGGTTGACAGTTCTTCCCGAGGGATTAGACCCTCGTCCAGGAGATGTCGTAATAGACATTTTAGAGGATGCAGAGGTTGGTGAGGATGTGAACGTCGTTGTTGTTCAAGGCGATGGCTCAGCGAGAACGCTAGAAATCACGGCTTTGGATGCAGACGCAATTATCGCACAAATCGAATCTGGACAAGACCCGACTGATGTAGAAGGTCAAGAGACTGCAGCAGGCGAAGAAAATGGCTCAAGCCCGACTACCACAGGAGTCATTGAGCGGGATGGCACACAGGTTATCGCCTCCACACAATTCGATACAACAGGTTTAGAAGCGCAAGGTTTGTCGGCAACACAATCTTTAACTTTGCTTCAGTTCGCTCGTCAACCCGAGCAGATAGCTGAAGAAGTCATTCCGGCCACTTTAAGTATTACCGGTGGAGACCAAGTTAATGAGGGGGAAAGTGCTGAGTTTGTTGTTCGATTATCTGCTGAATCAGAAACTGACATAACTCTTGGGCTGAGCTTAATAACTGGTCAAGACAGCTATACAGCTGAAGCCGATGATTTGGAATCCATCAGTGCATTCTATGTAGACAGTGATGGTGAAACTCAGGCTGTAAGCATCAATGATGGGCAAGTTAATCTACCAGCTGGAGTGACAGAGCTTACTGTTAGTGTTCAGACTAAACAAGACGCTGTATTTGAAGGACGAGAGAATTTTGGCCTTCGAGTATCGGATGTAGACGGAGTTACATTACAAGATGGCAGCGGCACATTCGATGAGGAGGGAACCCTGTTTGTTGTAGGTGATGCGGAGATTATTGATGACGGTTCGGGGCCTGGGCCAGATCCGGACGATGATCGCCCAGAGCTCTTTATTACTCAAGCGGTGTCAGTAGACGAAGGCACGAGCGCCGTGTTCACCGTGAGTCTATCGAAAGCGACCGAAGATGATGTCGTCTTGAACCTTGCCACCGCGACCGACGGCAGTTACACCGCTGAGTCGGGAGATATCGGTGCGATGACCGCGAGTTATAACGATGGCGAGTCTGACGTGCCTCTTACCATCACCGATGGCAACGTGACCCTACCCGCAGGCGTCACCGAATTTACCGTGACTGTTGCGACCACGCCGGACGAAGTGTTTGAAGGCCCTGAGACCTTCGGCGTGACGGTGACGGACAATAACAGCGTGACCACCAATGGCTCCGCTACTGGTGTGGGCACCATCCTCGATGATGGTTCGGGCCCAGGACCCGATCCAGACGATGACCGTCCAGAGCTTTCCATTACCCCCGCAGTGTCAGTAGACGAAGGCACGGGCGCGGTGTTCACCGTGAATCTATCGAAAGCGACCGAAGATGATGTTGTCTTGAATCTTGCCACTGCGACGGATGGCAGTTATACCGCTGAGTCGGGAGACATTGGGGATCTTACTGCGAGTTATAACGATGGTGAGTCTGATATACCGCTCACCATCATCGATGGCAACGTGACCCTCCCAGCGGGCGTCACCGAGTTTACCGTGACTGTTGCAACCACGCCGGACGAAGTGTTTGAAGGCCCTGAAACCTTCGGCGTGACCGTGACGGACAACAACAGTGTCACCACCAATGGCTCCGCTACTGGTGTGGGCACCATCCTCGATGATGGTTCGGGCCCAGGACCCGATCCAGACGATGACCGTCCAGAGCTCTCCATTACCCCAGCGGTGTCAGTGAACGAAGGCACGGGCGCGGTGTTCACCGTGAATCTATCGAAAGCGACCGAAGCGGATGTGGTGTTGAACCTTGCCACCGCGACCGATGGCAGTTACACCGCAGAGTCGGGAGACATCGGGGATCTTACGGCGAGTTACAACGATGGCGAGTCTGACGTACCTCTTACTATCACCGATGGCAACGTGACCCTGCCAGCGGGCGTCACCGAGTTTACCGTCACCGTGGCGACCACGCCGGACGAGGTATTTGAAGGCCCTGAAACGTTTGGCGTGACCGTGACGGACAACAACAGCGTGACCACCAACGGCTCTGCTACCGGTGTGGGCACCATTCTCGATGATGGTTCGGGTCCAGGGCCAGATCCAGACGATGATCGTCCAGAGCTTTCCATTACCCCCGCAGTGTCAGTAGACGAAGGCACGGGCGCGGTGTTCACCGTGAATCTATCGAAAGCGACCGAAGCGGATGTTGTCTTGAATCTTGCCACTGCGACGGATGGCAGTTATACCGCTGAGTCGGGAGATATCGGTGCGATGACCGCCACGTATAACGATGGCGAGTCTGACGTGCCTCTTACTATCACCGATGGCAACGTGACCCTACCCGCAGGCGTCACCGAATTTACCGTCACCGTCGCGACCACGCCGGATGAGGTGTTTGAAGGCCCTGAGACCTTCGGTGTGACGGTGACGGACAACAACAGCGTGACCACCAACAGCTCTGCCACCGGTGTGGGCACCATCCTCGACGATGGTTCGGGTCCAGGACCAGATCCAGATAATGATCGCCCAGAGCTCTCCATTACCCCAGCAGTGTCAGTGAACGAAGGCACGGGTGCTGTTTTCACCGTGAATCTATCGAAAGCGACCGAAGATGATGTCGTCTTGAACCTTGCCACCGCGACCGACGGCAGTTACACCGCTGAGTCGGGAGATATCGGTGCGATGACCGCGAGTTATAACGATGGCGAGTCTGACGTGCCTCTTACCATTACCGATGGCAACGTAACTCTGCCTGCGGGTGTGACCGAGTTTACCGTCACCGTGGCGACCACGCCGGATGAGGTGTTTGAAGGCCCTGAAACCTTCGGCGTGACCGTGACGGACAATAACAGCGTGACCACCAATGGCTCCGCTACTGGTGTGGGCACCATCCTCGATGATGGTTCGGGCCCAGGACCAGATCCGGACGATGATCGCCCAGAGCTTTCCATGACCCCAGCGGTGTCTGTGAACGAAGGCACGGGCGCTGTGTTCACTGTGAATTTATCGAAAGCGACCGAAGCGGATGTCGTGTTGAATCTTGCCACCGCGACCGATGGCAGTTACACCGCAGAGTCGGGAGACATAGGGGATCTTACCGCGAGTTACAACGATGGTGAGTCCGACATACCGCTCACTATTACCGATGGCAACGTGACGCTGCCTGCTGGCATAACTGAGTTTACCGTTACCGTCGTGACCACGCCGGATGAGGTGTTTGAAGGCCCTGAAACCTTTGGTGTGACCGTGACGGACAACAACAGCGTGACCACCAACGGCTCTGCTACCGGTGTGGGCACCATCCTCGATGATGGTTCGGGCCCAGGACCCGATCCGGACGATGATCGCCCAGAGCTTTCCATTACCCCTGAGGTGTCAGTAGACGAAGGCACAGGCGCCGTGTTCACCGTGAATCTATCGAAAGCGACCGAAGCGGATGTCGTCTTGAATCTTGCCACCGCGACCGATGGCAGTTACACCGCTGAGTCGGGAGATATCGGTGCGATGACCGCGAGTTATAACGATGGCGAGTCTGACGTGCCTCTCACCATCATCGATGGCAACGTGACCCTGCCAGCGGGCGTCA belongs to Vibrio sp. 10N and includes:
- a CDS encoding DUF2798 domain-containing protein produces the protein MNKTQFWLTALLSSMTMAIMMSGIISGYKMGFSSEWPATWVSSFTIAWPCALFLNLTVLPKIRAFSAWCCQPKKIT
- a CDS encoding LysR family transcriptional regulator; its protein translation is MDSIYGYIDDVYLFCKVVEEGSVLAAANRLGLPQSTVSRRISSLEEKLALRLLEKRGRELAPTDVGKMAFEQLSSGVEQLEIGLNNVIEQTDLVAGRVRLAVPHSFYHAFIAPVVEEYLKAYPKVHIDLALNHDQSKPKTDRELLITFDTSDMDDLIARPLFTAKHGFFASSSYLTDHGPIETLEQLKQADWLAIDDAQHIHIASEEHAVGDILFKPRLIINDIQALQDAVERGLGVASLPLRHVADNKNLVHILPEYYRSDRQAFLVYKGRQYQPKAVKALIEAILATARTMDTAVNPNQNNKEPT
- a CDS encoding NAD(P)-dependent oxidoreductase, coding for MKISFIGLGVMGYPMAGHLMKAGFEVSVFNRTTEKAQRWANEFTGHFAESVVECVKDADVVAVCVGNDDDVRQMTTSEQGAIAAMKPGAILVDHTTTSATLAEELGAACGSAGVRFMDAPVSGGQAGAENGVLTIMCGGDAQTFDSLQPIFDAYGKSSVLMGDVGQGQRAKMVNQVCIAGVLTGLSEGLLLAQKSGLDIPSLVDCLKNGAAGSWQMENRAKTMDKDQYDFGFAIDWMIKDLGFCLDEAQKQGIELPLTQQSIERYRNLSASGEGRSDTSVLFKAVRADAQK
- a CDS encoding thiol-disulfide oxidoreductase DCC family protein, which translates into the protein MPTTLILFYDGHCPLCVKEMTALKKHDTHNVIQLVDIFSAAFERYPELDKNSASERLHAYDENGVLWEGLDVTYQAWRLVGRGHYYAFTRWPLLKPICDWCYLKFARHRYTVSGWLTGKKRCDNCRND
- a CDS encoding DUF4344 domain-containing metallopeptidase, whose translation is MKYTAPILLATSLSFAQATNAEMTINYQKPQSASEQTAREAIQQSGANELLVELSKTYFPFNHDLTVQYGGEDGPLYDPSNHTVHMPYAFYTDSLNYFTKNDYQNRFGKPAQQGAVDTLLHTLLHEAGHAYIADQGIPILGKEEDAVDNFAAVIMLNYVEQGADATISAADMFAFESEDRPDYYDFYEYIGEHSFDLQRYFSTLCLVYGSDPDSHKNLLDEIEKKYLDEQKDKCIATFEEIDYNWKQVLNIDSNTSS
- the gltS gene encoding sodium/glutamate symporter — protein: MNNTISVGTLESFLIAISVLFLGHLINSKLPVLRKYNIPEPIVGGLIVAVIITVLHFNNIDLEFSLPLQKTFMLMFFSTVGLAANYTQLAKGGAKVFVFLAIASVYIIIQNGVGVGLATMLGLEPLMGLIAGSITLSGGHGTGAAWSQTFTETYGIANTLEIAMASATFGLIIGGIIGSPVAQRLIDKNDFESEYGRGNDTHERFPELVTYNEYERDRVTAKKVIEVLFILLICVTGAKYLHAWVNTFEIKWLMIPDFVYALFIGVFITNICEVTKSYKVDAETVDILGTVSLSLFLAMALMSLQLWNIFDLAIPFLVILGVQSLVLAIFAYYVTFRFMGRNYDGAVIAGGHCGFGLGATPTAVMNMGSIVNRFGPSPQAFMVVPIVGAFFIDIVNLIILQGFITVIG